DNA from Denticeps clupeoides chromosome 7, fDenClu1.1, whole genome shotgun sequence:
cttgTGGAGAAATAAATAACATGGGAAGTGACAGCGTGGGTGAAGAGGAAGACCGAGCGTAAAGGGCAGCAGGGCCACGACGGCTTGAGAGATGACAGCAGACGCGACTAAAACTTGAACTCTGTCCTTTGCTCACGAGCACAGAGGGTCTCCTCACACTGTCTGAATAACTCCATCCATCAGAAGCCCACGGCCTGCCTAGACTCCCAGCAGTAAAGCGGCAGCAGCGTGCTTCTGTTCTGGTTCTGTCCCTGACTACATGCACGTATGTAGCAGATCAGCCGCATAATTATCCCTGTAGTTGccatacacacattcactaatgttcaaaagtttaggatAATTTAGAAATGTCTGTGCTTTCCTGTGGTTTGAATAGGAAAATTTCAAAAACTGCAATAAGTAATCATTTACAAAGTTTAAAATTATGATGTAGTagaacccacatctgctgatgaaCTAGACACTGTACTAATGTGAAGAATTACAGTttaattgcttctttaatccATGCGACTGCTTTCAGCTCTACAAGGATTCATTGAAAAGTAACCAACTTGGTCACTTCACTGGAAATCTAGACTTATTggtgctgataaagttcctttctacatgtatgcagatattccaccaTGAACAGAcctttccagctaccagagacacttacaacatgaacaacgtCTGGACTGGAGCTTTAATGGACCAAACAAGACATTTCTTtttagtaaaataataataaagcatgaTTGCGTGACTATGAATCtgctattgttttatttgtgtgtaagcaagtaatttattcatttattcaatttattcttttatttcacTTGATAATACCATAAATTACAACTCTTGGGTCATGTTGTCTCTCAGCTCTGTGCTTAATGAAATGTCATGccattaaaaaataacacaggCGCGGTGATTAGAGGCACCTTTTAGCTTCCCCCACCCCCGGGCGTAGAGGTCTGCGGGTGACAGTGAGACATACGACAGGGACCGTGACCCTCTCTGTTGGACAGAGTCTGGCACAAAAAGGGCTCTGCTCATTCTCATTCAGTGTGAACTTCAGAAAAGAGCCACTGCTGGAGGGATGGTGATTCAGCATAGTGGAGCTAGCTTATGAtgtcttcatttacatttttgcaggTTATTTTGTTGATGTATTCTTTGCCATTGCTGAGTTTAATTAACTCAGTTCAGTGTATTAGGGTTAAATTCACTGTTAAATTATTATACTTTAAAAAACGATTCAAACCATGTTGTTTATTTTACTAAAGATGTAGCTCATTCAATACCAAATGgctatattatgtatattagcTGTAAAAGTGTAACAATAGTTTAGACTCTATGCATTACACATGCATGTGAATCTTTTTTGAACGGAACATTCAGTAGTCCCACTACTAAATACCGGTTACACCAAATGATTCGTTCGCGTAAAAGAACCGGCTCCATCTGCTCGTTCGCTCGCCAACGCGGAGCTGGCAGCCCGGCCTTAAAAGGGGCGGGCGAGATAACAGCGCCGACTCTCGGAAAGCCGCGCGTCGGAGCCGCGTAATCGGGATGGTACAGGGGGAGCACGCACGGAGCCGATAAGACTCCTCGGAACGACATCTGGAGAGCCCAGACTCGCCAAAAGCACTCCGGGGACTGGCGACTCGGAGCGTGGGGAACTGTAGATTACGGAGCCTCGCATCTTCCGTGGGATATAACATCACcgttgttgttattataattattttcgGCTTTTTCGGCTCTTTTTGGCTGGTATTCGCTGTAATGCAGTGCCAACACTAAATTTCATTATAAACGCGTGGACGTCTGACCAGTGCGAAAAATGTAgacttttaaacttttttttattacaaattcaATATCTAAATTTAAATTGAAAGACAGAAATTCACGAAACCACACTAGAAGGTTAATGCTTCTTAAGGCTAGATTTATATAAGCTGGTGGTTAGTCGTGTTAACAagcaatttaaatttttttatacaagACATCATTTCCAATTTAGTAATTGCACTTTGTAGTAGCAGTTTTAAAGCAGCCTACAGGAAACAATCTGGCTTCACCGTTGCCCCTTTGATGCGAGTTTTACCTGCGCTGGAGGGATCCGATGCAGCCGGCGCCTCCGAACTAGGCGGGACAGCGCGACTCGCCCCCCGATGGACTGACTTGCCcacggccgccgccgccgccgcctcgccGTTCGCTCCAAGCAAGAGGAacctcccccccacccccgtcccGGGGCCCGACGGTGCCGAGGAGCGCGGCGCGCCCCATGCGCGGTGGCGCGCCCGCCGCTGTCCCGGCTGGCCGGCATGATGGGCGCGGGCGCCGCGCTGCTCGCGCTGCTGGCCGCGTGCGTGCGCTTGTCCGGCGGCGAGGTGAGAGAGAGACCTTCTTTCTGTCCACGGGGACGGCGTGGAACGTCCACATGCCGCGCGTCTAATTGTAAGGTCACGGTGCCTCGAGTCTGTAAAGGCAATTTGGTGGCATGCTCCTACTTCTACGAAGGGTTCTTAATGACACTTTAGATGCCACTGTCTCTGAAGTGACCACTTGAAGACCCCACTTCAAGGCAAAGGGGGGGAACAAAACCTTAGGGACATTTGCAgtgaaaatgtgcattaaatGAAGACAAAATCAATATTCCAGCGTATATTTCAGTCCTTTTGTGTAGTTTGTAGACGGTCCCTTACTTGGTAGCAGACTGAAAACTCACTCTGATGCTGGGTTGttcttccttcatttttttcctattataaatataaaatgtgcagTTTACTGATAATGAATGGCTGCAGTGTGGATACGTATCCTGATGTTTTTGGGGGGGCTCCGTTCAGTTTGGGCCCTTGGGCAAGTACGTGCTTTGCTTGCCCGGCTGCGACAGGCCTGATGACCAGAGACCCTTTAATTAGTCTCGTAACCACAGTCGCAAAGTTCTGTGACTGTGTAGTGAACTTATTTACATAAATCGCATACTTTGATTATGAATGGTGTGcgtgcaccctgtggtgggctggcgccTCGCCCTGGGTccccgccctgtgcccagtgtcccaggttGGGCTTTGGCAGCCGCGAGCCTCAGTAGGACTAAGCGGGTtttggaaagtgagtgagtgtaagtAACGTGGACTGAAATTAAAAATCAACCAAAACCCATTATCTTGGAGAACTGAGGCTGTCAGCATCTTTTTAGCTAGGAGGAAGACCACATGTTCAGATTTCCTCTGTGCAAACTAGTCCACGTGCCTACGGTGCTCACGCAGCACACGCTCCAGATGTCCACATCTCTGTACCTTTCAAGCATATGGCAATTAACGTCATGCACCCAGTCTGTGTTTTGAACAGCTGAGTGAATGGGAGTGGCGGTCAGTGTCAGAACTGTCACTTTTACGGTGCCCGGCTATCCCCAAATGCCCAACAGCAGCTTTGCTTGACAGGCAAAATGAATGTGGTCGGTGCTTTACTCTGCAATCGAGACCCATAAATCCTGTGTTTGGCTAGAATGACTCAAAACACAGGCATTTCTGTTGGTGTGCACTTGACATTCTTGTGAAGATTTCTTGGCCACGGgaacaatgtaaatgattgtaaCTATCTTTGGGGAAAGCCCTTAAGCTGACTGTGAGTTCTGTTTCTGTGGAAAAGTGTGCAATCGTCTCGGCGCATCATCTGTAGAGGCAGGGTCCAGGTGATGCTTAAATACAAACCAGTTGGATTTGCTGATTATGTAAGCCATACGTGTACGTGCGAGGTACAGTGGGGTGGCTTTGAAGGAATGTCTTAGGAAAGATATCTTGCGCTTGTGTGGGGGCATGTGGGTAAAATGAGGTCAGAGGGTACTTGGAGTGTGTATGGGCATATGTGTGGTGCACTGCACATGCATTTGCATGCACACGTGGAAGCACACATGCCCAagtacttttgtgtgtgtctgtgtgtgtggtggcatGGAAACCAGTCCTATAATTATGTATCATTAAGCTTTACCTTTCTGCTTTTCCTGCGTCCTTCTGAAGTTCCGCCTTCCCATAAATCCCCGGTGTTCCTTCTATAATAGTGATAGTGAAGACCCAGTCAGACCGTTTGAGTCCATATTGCACTTTTGTTACGGGGTTCAGATGAGAAGTTTGGAATACTGCCTGATTCCTCACTGGCAGCAGCAGCTTGTATCTACTGACTTCCCAGAAGTCTCTGAAGTTAGTAGGAGAGCAGGAGTGAAGAAGTGTGAATACAATGAATAGCTGTCTTCAGGCAGAAAAGGAAGCTTTAAAAGAGAAGTTTCTTTCAGTACACAGTGGCatcaaagaactttttttttttttttacttttgagcTCTATTACAGAGAATTGAACTAATTCTTTTAAACCAAgacacaatacacacatacacatgtactCATTCATTATAGACACATTAGTGTGTTTGTCCAAATCTGGCCAGTTTGGGTTTTTGTGCAGATTTTATCTTAAGAACAAATAAACGAATTTGACATCAAAGAGAAGCACTTTTGAAGTCTTctaatgtgtgagtgtgagtgagtgagtgtgtgtgtgcacagcgtgcatgtgtgtgtacagtttgtgtttatgtattgaacATGGGTGTGTGAGCGTGGCGGGCCGCGCCGCTGTTGCTCAGGGCCGAGTGTTTATTTCAATTTTCCTGCTCAGACACATATTGTCATGACAGCGGCCTCCCCGTGAACAAACATCCAGCCCATAATGAGTGCCAAGCGCAATCACTTCTGGGGCCAAACAAGGAAGTCGCCACGATGGGTCTTCAGGGGCAGCGAGTGAAAAGTTGGGGATGTGAATTGTCCTCTTTTCCCATGATGCCAAATGACCTTTTGAGACTTTTTTGTTCAAGAGAAGGTTTTGCGTTAGGGCTCACAAAgttaaagaaaatgtacatCCAGGATTATGtcaaatgcataaaaacagTCACACATGTGGTAATAATCTGGATAGCTATTAACCTGAATAAATGTGAGAAGAAACGAATTTGTAGTGTTACAGCCGGGTACTCTAATTTTAGTCAATCTATCCTGATGGGAGTGGCGTCCTCAAGGTTTCTCCATCCACAAGATACAagtgtctacatttacatttacagcatttatcagacgcccttatccagagcgacttacaatcagtgtttacagggacagtcccccctgtagcaacttagggttaattgtcttgctcagggacacaatggtagtaagtgggatttgaacccgggtcttctggttcataggcgagtgtgttaccctctaggctactgaTATCAACCACAACCAGTAACTACACTAGATTTTTTATCAATGTTTATGCTGGGTTTGGTTGAGACTATTCAAACTTGGCCCTTGAAATGTCAAGAGTCTGAGACAATGAAAGACCAGATATGTGACATTTACGATGCTTTACTTGGTATCCATGATTTGCAATATCTTAACCATGTCAGATAATCTGACCCACCATCATCAAAACATTACAACCAGTAGAGGAGCAGAGATCTGTGCCACAGAACCACACTTCCCCCACTTCCTGCCCCCCCTTCCTGATTAGGTTCACCCCTAAGTGTTACCACATGATGCTGGGGGAGCAGTGGCCACTGCCCCCTCCCACCTGTGGACATTAGTGTATCAAAAGTGTCATTGTCTTCCGTTCTGTGGCACTGATGTGGAAAGGAGGCTTTGGTGTGATTAGGAGGGGTTGTTTAGCTCAGTGAGAAGAAGAATTATGGTGTTAAGGACCTCTTAGTGGCTGACTGCATAAATTGAACAATTAATTACATGTGAGAATAAGTCATAGTTTATGGGAATAATCATcagaatatatacacacacacacacacacacacacacacatatatatgtgtgtgtgtgtgtgtgtgtgtgtgtgtgtgtgtgtgtgtgtgtgtatatatatatatatatatatatatatatatataaatggctTAAGCACAGACGGTTTCATGGAaatctttctctctttcagggAGACCCTCTCCCTCCTGCACTTGTAGAGCTTGTGAGACGCAGTCCCATCTCCTCTATAGAAGACCTGCAACTCCTGCTGCTTAGAGACTCCGAAGGTACATTTTTAATGCTAAATTTGTTCATGCCTTACACAGGACAAGGTGCTAACTCAACAACAGGAGCACTGCGTTCTGAGAAGATTCGACAGGACTGATTGTGGTCCTGTGCAATCCTGCAGGGATGGAAAAAATAAGAAACCCAAAAAAATGCAGCACTCACAAGCTGGACTGGGCGGCATATATttcaacatgcagtgaaatataTAGTATATTTTAAAATTGTGACAACTATCTACTAATATAAATCTATTATGTGTTAGGTAAAAACTTTCAGAATTAGTAAAACAATTTGAGTAAAAGTGACTGCACATTAATTTTATagtaaaatgcattttagatGTTGACATGTTGGCATGTTGGCCAGCCCTCCTCACAGTAAATGTTGGCAGTCATGATGGTGCtgattttattttcatcttttgTCTCAGTTCCAGACAGCCAGCCTACTGATGGGCATAATTCCAACAACTCTTACGTACGTCTGCCGAGAAGTCTTGGTGAGTGACAACCCCTCTTTCTCCCTTGGTCTCAAGCCTCGCTCACACACAGCTGGTACATACAAAAAGCATGTTTGCTTCCATGCCAACAATGGAACCACAGATCCTCGGGGGAAGGGGTCACATACCCcaccctctgtaaaaaaaatccccttcATTTAaccaacattttaaacagagaCTGAcaagtaattaaaataaatactttgCTATATTCTATATCTCATCAAATcatgaatgcattaaaaatggaaaacttTCATCTTAAATTATTGGTATACAAcaatgtatgttttttaaacaataacaaatgtacttttcacaatatataaattatttggCATCAACATATTTACATAATGCATTAATGTTGTATTACATATTAGCATACTATAGTCATATACTGTGGTATAGTAAGGAAATAActagtaatatttttttcattatttttcttgtgttttaatTGACTTTTGCTTATTAGGTCTTTTTTAACTTTTTGTCATTACTGGGTAATTGTGTGACTGAGCCCATGACTTTCTGTACTTATACTGATGTTGAATTATTACTTGTATGTGAAACATGTATACATCATATAAATTGTCAAATTTCCACTTTATGTATTAAGTctataaaaaagtttaaatggcATTGTGTTCCTAGCACACAAATACAAAGATGTCTTGCCTTTACAAAGACATCTTGCCGTATGTCATCCTTGAATGGAATGATTGAAtggtgttggcctagcgggtaaggatacggacccgtaattggaaggttgccggtttgaatcctgagctgccaatgtgccactgaggtgccactgaacaaaagttccgtccccacgcactgctctccacctgtcatggctgcccactgctcaccaagggtcataggttaaaagcagaggacacattatgttgtgtcaccgtgtgctgtgatacagtgtttcacaattgaAGGGGTTTAAAGTGTGGTTAAATTGCTGAATGTTAAGATTTATAAATACACTAATCTAAGAAACATGAAAAGATTTTTTGTGATTATACATGGATACACAACACTGCGCTTAATAAATATTGcctaatttttacatttaaaatttgtGAGACATGCAGTTTTATGCAGTTTTTCTGACGTTTGTCCAAAATTTGGAAATTCGTCATTAACTCTTGCTCCTTTTGCTTGTCCCAGATGCTCAGCCAGCACAGCAGGCTCAATGTAAGGTACGCACAGAGGTCATGGAAGTCACTCGGTCCATGCTGGACCGCAGCAACGCCAACTTCCTGCTTTGGCCACCGTGCGTGGAGGTGCAACGCTGCTCTGGCTGCTGTAACACCAAGAGCCTCCACTGCGTACCCGTTCTCATGCACATGCGCTATCTGCAGGTACACTCACATGCCAACACTCTCTATCAGTTATCAAAATGACAGTACCTATTTAGCAGAGTTATGATCAGTATTAAGTATTAATAAGCATTTAGTGCATCAGTGTGCTGTTGAATAAGTAATTAATCACCATTAGGTCATGAGGATTCAGTACATCAACAAGCGGCCCCACTATGACAAGGCTGTGGTGTCTGTGAACGACCATGTTGAGTGCCGCTGTCAGCCCGTTCCACGCATCCCTGTTGGCTCCAGGAAGAAGGCTGCTTCATCTCGCAGGTAACACGTTATTTAGGGCAACTTTCTACATATAATATCAGCTATCTACACTTATTTGTTCCTGGTTGTAATACTGCGTGGTATATGaatgggtggttgtagcctagtgggtaacacactcgcctatgaaccagaagacccaggttcaaatcccacttactaccattgtgtcaatgagcaagacacttaaccctaagttgcctcGGGgggggtggggactgtccctctaactactgattgtaagacagaTGCTGTTTTTGATATCTGTTTATTAACAGATGTTGAATTTTGATATCTGCTCACGACAGCTTTTGAGCTCTGGTTCCAGCTTGGTGTGTGCAGAGTTGGCATGATCTCCCCATGTTGGtacgggtttcctctgggtttcCCGGTTTCCTCTTTAAAGGCATGAATACTAGAGGAattagtgagtgtgtgagtgtatagtgtgtgtgcttgttgtgGGCTGGGTCACCGCTTCTGCACCCAGTGGCCTGGGATGGGCTCAACCATGATTAGGAATAAGCGAttatggacagtgagtgagagtgGATGTGACTCTAGATCCTAAAATCACTCATTTTAATTGTGCTTTTCAGGCAGACGCCCAAAGAACGCCCAGTCAAGGCCCACTCCAAAGAAGACCTGCACAGGCATGACGAGTTGAAGCAGAACCAGCACTTCCAGCTGGACGACCTACTACTGGAATCCCACAGGCATCCCCAAAAGAACCTTTCCATGGCCGTAGAGAGGGGACTGGCACAGGGGATTGATGGATTGGAGGGGTTTGTAATACCAGTCAGTGACCACCAGGCAGAGAAGGGCATCGACCGAAATGGCGATATAACAGCAATGCATGATGATGAGAAGGAAGCTGAGGGGCAGCACAGAGATGACAAGGAAAGGGAGCATCATCTCCTAAATATTAACACCACCAGTGAGGAGCCTCAGCGGGTGGAAGATACTGACTGTAGATACGCCACAGTGGAATCACACAGCCATGAGTCTAGTGAGGTAGTAGCCAATAAGACGTGTGCTCATGTGCATGACCACAAAGATGAAGCCCATCCAAGACCTGAGCACAGACATGAGCACAACCACTCAATAGATCACCAAAGGAACAGTCTGAATGATGCCACCAGGCTCAGTTCCACAAAACCAACTGATCTGACTCGAGAACACCGTCTCAGTCCCACGCAGCTGGCCGGCCTCAGGCCGGAACCTTCACCTGATCCTGCCAAGGAGCTCAGTCAGAGCCAGCAGGACAATGAGACCCCAGACTCGGAGAGGAAGCGGCTTCAAATACTGCTGCAGGAGAGTGAGATGCTAGAGGAGGAGAAACGAGAGCTGCTGATGCTGCACAGGCGACTGGACGAGGAAAAAGAGTTTCTAAAGCAACgtcagcaaaaacaaaagaaagaaggagaggcAAACATGCATAGCCAACCTAATCATCATACCACCCTCAAGCCCATGGCAAAGACGGGTAAGTTAGATACCTGGCTGCTTTGTGCATGTGTACGGTATGTTTTTAGATACATTCCTAATAGAATGTGGTGAGTTTAAATTACTGGCCAAGGGGACAAGGGGACAAGTGGAAGGACAGAGGaccaatttaaacagttaaatgGCTGGATCCTAGTATGTCCAAATCTGCATCTCTTGTAATTTCTGATATTTCTGTCTGCAGTGTTTAAGACCTAGATATCGAAGTCCTCAATGACACACATATAGTGAATGTCGAAACACAGTGAACATGGTTGCTGATCAAGTACATCCCTTCAAGGAAATGGCATTCCCCGATGGCAGTGCCcactttcagcaggataatggcCCTGCCAGAAGACatggtttaaaaatgaaacacataaatgagtttgaggtgttgacgtgcagaattacagacttCAATTCATCTGTTAACTGAATCTAATGCAAACGGGCATTTCGCATCTTGAGATGTTCAGCTCTATATTGATTCGAAAGACATATTCGAAATGGTGGGAAACATTTTCAGTggtgtttttccctttttactGTCCACAGAAAGTATTCCTTCTAGGTCAACGGCACAACCTCCGCCTCCCCAAAACCCGCCATCGCAGCCCCACCCTACACGAAAGAGGAGGAAGCATCGAAACCGCATCAGCAAAGCGGCCATGAGAGCACGGCTCATGTAGAAACCACAGACAGGTGAGAAACAAAAAGCTCTTCTGCAAGGGATTCTGGTGGCATGCAATGCTGACGGATTCCTTCAAATTACCACAAAACATTGGAGTCCTGTCAAATACAGAATTTATTTCTTCCCGTCAACCTGGTAACTTGGGTATCCAGGGTAGAACATACATTTAAATCATTGCCCAGTGTGCTGTGTTGATTCCAAAAGGCACGAATATTTATTTAAGGCTTTTGTAAAAAGAAACCCAAAAACTTCAACAATAAAAGTTCAGCACCTCAGCCTAGTGTCAGCAATTTCATTCGTACAGCATGTTACGTTTCAAAAGGAAATAATCTTGTGATGTGGATGAAAATTAAAAGAGATGATtctcatttgaatttgaactgtAAATGTATGCAACTGATTTTCTTCTACCTTTTGCTCCTTTCAGGAACATTTCTTCCATACTTTTAATGGTTGTCTGGACAGAGGCATTACGTGTTAATCTTCCTCATACGAATAgccattcattttaatgttaccaACCCTGTGAGATTTCGAGTAGTAGTACTAATGATCCACTGGTCAAACAGCAGCCTTCTTCTCAAATTGGAGAACTGTCTCTGGCAATGTTGGGGGGTGGGAGGTGTCACTGTGATTTTGGGCGCAAATACCCCAACTCCCATGATCCTCTTTTGTGGAAGCAGAACAGTGGAATGCTTTCAGCGGCTTTGGAATGCGGAAAAGTTCCAAGTCTCTTTGAGGACAAAGGACATGAAAAACACCATTTGTGGGTGTCAGAGAGACAAGGGAGGATGGACAGGAGCCCTTTAAAAAAGCACCCAAAACCAAACTGGTCTCTTCCAGAAGCTCTATGGATGCAGCTGCAGCTTGATGCTCAGCCCATGATGGAAAAGAAACATGTTTTTCTAAATGACCTGAGCCTGTGAAATAGGCCAGCGAAAGCACTTTTATATCACTTTATATATTTCCTGGGTGACTGATGAGCAGCATGAGACTGGAGAAGCCCCTGGACCCCGACATGTAGAATGGACAATGGAGTGGAGCTCTTCTGACCTGCGAGGACTGAAGCAGATTGCTATGGACTGCTGTAACTGTTGTTCTTCCCCTGCTGTAAGGTGGTTTGCCATACTGTATACCCGAacaaaaatgagcattttaacaAACATGTCTCTGTTTGCAGAATGTCTTTTGCTTTCATTcgtgttttttatatatatatatatattatttaaatgaatctaAACACTGGAACTGCCAACAAGGACGCGCCTAGGGTCCATGCTTGTTTTTGTGAAGAGTAAAACCTGttaaagtgtttaaaaaaaacgtcaatGGTGCTACCAAGTAATGCAGTAGAGCTGatcatcattaatattatttattcctTCACCGTGACATTGCCATAAATGCTAGCTTGCGGCAAACATTGACAGAGCAGTAGGacagcacacaggacaggagacATCAGTGAAAAGACATAAATAACTGTGTAATAAGGGAAAAGAAGCACCATATTGTATTGTGAGATATCTCAGGTCAAGTGccaaatttacttttttttctgttcggtccattaaaaaaaattacgaaTCACTTTTTAACCTTCTcatgaataaactttttttctttgagtTGAAAGAAGTCTGGCTGTTCCACAATTCAACTGTTTAGCTTGCCGACACAGAACTCACTTCACAAGGAACATCTAAGGAATGATGTACAGAAACTAGGTGGAATGACAGACCTTTACCTACTTTTGAAGATTGCAAGGCTGTAATGGTTTAGTTTTAAAACCAAGACATATTTCACCAAGGCATCCTTGAAAAGCACCACTGTGAGGTGGGACATGATTAAAGGAATAGTTCTACCATTTCAGCAAATACATGGTTAGTTTTCTTGATCATTTGAAGTAGATTGCAGTGCAACAGTCAATTGACTTTTGAAGAAAAGTACATAACCATTGCGCTCAACTCAGGCAGACAGGATAAAATGTTCCCTTTTCTACAACATTAAAGCACACAAATCGCATGTTGTTTCACAGAcagttttaaatgaaatcaCAGACACAGGTAATATTCTTTGTAATTGTCAAGCTCATTTGGGATTAACAAACTTCACACTTTCAAACACGCTTATTTTCATTTCTCTTGGATATTCTTACTGGAAATGCAAgatagaaatataaatataattatcaggagaaaagaaaaaacactgatGTTGCTTCTCTTGGAAATTACCTTTTTTTCTTGCCAGAATTGAGCTTTCATTAATTCATGCTTTGTTCATGCTTTAGAAATGAATTAACTTGACTTTGAATACTAATTTGCCATCCAAATGCCCTCCAAAGTCTTTCTTGTTTGCGGTGTGTTTGTACTGGCACACAGCACCAACACAATTAAGTTGAAGTTTATTTAGACTTGTCTTGGACCTGCATGTCCTGCCAAATTCTCAGAGCTCTTTGAAATTTCAGTTGGACGTTACTCCCAATAAAGTGCAAGTAGGGTAAGAAAACACTACAAAACCTTAGTCCATGTGACTTTATAAATACACTGTGAGAAAGACTGCCAACCACAGACAATATACATACAATAGTTTTAAACATATTAATGATCTCATGGATTAAAAGTATTGCTTGCATGCCTTTATGTCAATTTCCTACAATAATTATTGAATAAACAATtgtttgtaaataataaaaaataccaAACTTGAGCTAAGACCACAGAATCAAAATTGGAACTAAGACACGTAAAGCACAATAATGCTTATTTATGTGCCTGTTATAAAGTGGGAGCTCTAAATACAACTTATCGTTGCTTGACTGGGAAATTCACTCAAATATGGAAGTAATCGTGTATGACCTCTCCAAACAATAAAATCTGCAGTAATTTTGCTATTTACGGATGTCTTTCATTGCAACTTGgtcatttgaaaaatgaaaaagtttctCACTAGTGAAAGATTTGTGTGCTCAGAGCTCATATGATTTACACATGAGGGCAATACATGCAAATTGCTTGAATCTCCATGTAGCATTAGCATTTTAGCCACAGCGCCTAATCAAATACACTGGTCTTAccgttaaaaacaaaaaatatcaattttctaaatgctaaattaacaaatagatggaaataaataaataaacaaaacaaaccccTGTGGTGTTTTTGATTAATGGGGCTAAATTTGGGTCATAATTTGAGTTGGAAACCTCC
Protein-coding regions in this window:
- the pdgfbb gene encoding uncharacterized protein pdgfbb, with translation MMGAGAALLALLAACVRLSGGEGDPLPPALVELVRRSPISSIEDLQLLLLRDSEVPDSQPTDGHNSNNSYVRLPRSLDAQPAQQAQCKVRTEVMEVTRSMLDRSNANFLLWPPCVEVQRCSGCCNTKSLHCVPVLMHMRYLQVMRIQYINKRPHYDKAVVSVNDHVECRCQPVPRIPVGSRKKAASSRRQTPKERPVKAHSKEDLHRHDELKQNQHFQLDDLLLESHRHPQKNLSMAVERGLAQGIDGLEGFVIPVSDHQAEKGIDRNGDITAMHDDEKEAEGQHRDDKEREHHLLNINTTSEEPQRVEDTDCRYATVESHSHESSEVVANKTCAHVHDHKDEAHPRPEHRHEHNHSIDHQRNSLNDATRLSSTKPTDLTREHRLSPTQLAGLRPEPSPDPAKELSQSQQDNETPDSERKRLQILLQESEMLEEEKRELLMLHRRLDEEKEFLKQRQQKQKKEGEANMHSQPNHHTTLKPMAKTESIPSRSTAQPPPPQNPPSQPHPTRKRRKHRNRISKAAMRARLM